A stretch of DNA from Spirosoma endbachense:
GACAAAATAGCCCAGTTGAAGTTGAGTACTAAATCGATTAGGAAACGAACTTCCCGGACTATACCCACTTTTCAGTCCAATTTGCCAAGCGCCCGGACTAAATGGCGAAAGTCCACTGGATTGAGCCAGCAGGTTCCCAGGCATCACCAGTAAGACGATATAGAATAGTTTTTTCATACGAATAGGTAATCGGATTCAAGTCGCGCCCAAGTTTAGCGTATTAACCCATAAAACTGTTTTTAAAAAATGTTAATTAGCAAGCTGATACTTTCTGGATTGGTAAAATTGATATTCATTTAATTATTGCAACAGCGACTACTTTTATCATATTCGACAATTCCTAAAAAGTACCCGCAACGAATTATGTCCGAACACTTCCTATAATCCTACTTCATTCCCTTTAGAATCTTGATTGAAATAAGTAGGTAATGCCTACTTGTGGCTGGCCAGTGGGCCCATCAGGAAAACCGCCACCACTGCCAATGAACTGAAAGCTATAACTCAGATCGATCCGTAAGCCAGCCAATAGACCAACACTTAATCCGGGTGTAAAGGAAAGTGATTTTTCCACCCGCGTGTTATGCCTTCCATATTGATAAGACAGTTCAGTATAGGGCGATAGGCGACCTGAACTAAGTTGATAACGGATCAGAGGCCCTAGGGCGACTATACCTTTATCCTGTATGGATAAACCAATCGCTTGATCAATATCGGGAACCTCTCGGCCGTATGAGCCACCAAAACCAATCAGCAATCGATTGGCTATATAATAGCCCGCTTGTAGGTAAACCGTATTCCTATGGCCTAGAAGTGGACTGCCCCCATACCCATCTTTTAAGCCTACTTGCCAACTCCCTTTACGAAATGGGAGTGGAGGGCTAACCGAACTTGTTTGCTGAGCGTAAACAACGGGCGTGTTTGCCCCTACGAGTGTATTAATTAACACGAGGAGTAGAAGGGCTTTCATCAGGAAAAAGAGTTGTTTTTTGCCTAACGGAACCGGGTTCTATTCAGTATTCGTTTGACCGAACAATCAACTTATTTCTGCTGTATAAGTATGGCGGCTGTTACAAAAGTCAAAATGGGATTAGTTCGGCTCAGCATAGAAGCGTTATTCGACCAAATTTTACCACGGAGCCTAAGAAGGAAGATTCAGACTAATATCGACTTTTGCAATGGCCATCGTGATTATACAATAGTAAAAATGAGGGTCTTTACGTTATGAAGCAAAACGGCAATCTATGAAAAAATTATTCCAACCCTTTATCCTAGCTATTGGGATGTTAGTTGGTTTGTCTAATTGCATTGAGATCCACCCAATAGCACCTAATGAATTAGCAGCAAGGGGTAGTCAATCGGCTTCAAGCGGATCATGTCAGCAAACTCCGCCCATTGAGCAAAACATCGTGGGTACTTGGTATGCCAAGTCTACTTATAAATCAGTGGGTTCAGTACGATCTGGCACTATTTCGTTTGGTACAAACGGGACCATCACTGATGTTAATTCTATTTTTGAAAACACGATTTCTTCTGGCCCCGTGCTTTCAAAGGTTTATCAATTTGCAGAAAACAGCTGGGGGCAGTCCGGTCAGTACATTCAAATCCGTTGGAATTCAGAAATAGGCCATCAAATGACTCCTTTCGTCATTATGAGTAATGCTTGTAACGAAATTATTATAGGCCTGAATGGCTCTCCTAATGAGCAAAAAATTGTCTTAACGAGACAGTAGCTTTACATATTGTTAGTGGCTGTTGCGAAAGTCCGTTGTGACCCAAATTGACGTCTTAAACTCATTGTTTTGGCGAAGAAATGAGATCCCAAAGTATTCACTTTATGGACTCAAAAAACCGGACATCGACTTTTGCAACAGCCACTCATTTTATGTTATTCGATTATTCGAAGATTACTTGACTTTTTGGCTCATTTACTTTGTACCCAGTAATCTTGGCAGATTCAAATTTTTCAAGTAGCCCCTCAGATATATAATTGCTTATTGTCAGGAAACGAGTGCCCCAAAAATCCTGAGTACGATCAAAACTTGGCTTTAACACTAGTTTTGAAGCGTACATAGCTGGTGGGTATTGCTCAAAGATTTCTTGATAAGTAGTAAAAGTTTTTGGAGAGGATATTTGATCTGGATAACGTTGATCATGTACGCTATGATCGAATACAGAGGCTTCAAAATTGACGTTTTGCTCACCAGTCTCCATTTGGAAGTAAAACCACCAGTATCCATCAACCTGTTTAATAAGCTCCTTTTTTCGATTAAATTGATGAAAAGTGACTTCGTAGAATTTGTGATCAGGTAGGCAAGCTGGCTGCAAAAGGTTCTTTAATCGGTCACTAATAACATACCCTCGTAGAAGCGCACCGACACTCATAAAATCAGTAAGCTTTGCTCCATAGTTTAGAGTTACCCCTTCCATCATTACAGGGAAGTTTGGCTGTAATCCAGCCATGTAGGCCGAGTTATCATTCCCAAACATAAATTGCTCTAGCTTGGGGTGTTTTTGCCAAAAGGCGTCAGGGAAGTGTGCCTGATCGGTTCCTCCTCGAATTCCGGAAACTATAGGATCTCTGTTTAGGCTTATCTGTTTATAGGCCATAATGGACTGGTTCTATCCTGCTGTATAAGTGGCAGTATGATAATCAAACTATTAAAACTGATGCATCAGCTGCATTTGTAGGCCTATTTGATAGGAATGATAGTAGGCATATGTTGGATGAGATTGCACATTATATTGAATCGTTGGTTGAGCAACAATCAATAGATGATTGTTTAGTTGGTAGATGGCTCCAACTCCAATTATGGGTGTAATAATTAAAGCTTTCCCAAACTTAACCGGCACTTCCTGCCCATTGCCTTCCAACTCAACGTAACTCACGCTTCTAAAGTCCAGTGAAGCACCCATCGAAAAATAAGGTGAAAGCCGTTTGGTAGACGACTCATAATTCACCAATAAAGGCACTTTATACGCATTGGTAAAGGGATGACTGTAGCGATAAGGAAGTTGAGCTGAAATGCCATTTATATCAAAATGAGTTGTACCCGATAAGCCATGAGTGGCCCAGATACCTGTCGAAGCAGACCATTTTGGCGAAAAGTTATATCGAGCTGACAGACCTAACATATAGTTAAGTCCATGCGAAGAAGAGGTAACGACTGTGGTTGGTGATTGCGTGTTTGAGTCGGGGAAAGGTAGAGTCGAATTATAATCCGTATGGGTGTAAATGGGGGCTAGGTTGATTGACAAAG
This window harbors:
- a CDS encoding PorT family protein, which translates into the protein MKTWTYLGITGFLFLGTINSTFGQTKFALSINLAPIYTHTDYNSTLPFPDSNTQSPTTVVTSSSHGLNYMLGLSARYNFSPKWSASTGIWATHGLSGTTHFDINGISAQLPYRYSHPFTNAYKVPLLVNYESSTKRLSPYFSMGASLDFRSVSYVELEGNGQEVPVKFGKALIITPIIGVGAIYQLNNHLLIVAQPTIQYNVQSHPTYAYYHSYQIGLQMQLMHQF